Proteins co-encoded in one Oncorhynchus masou masou isolate Uvic2021 unplaced genomic scaffold, UVic_Omas_1.1 unplaced_scaffold_1593, whole genome shotgun sequence genomic window:
- the LOC135531454 gene encoding RNA-binding protein 24-like has product MMMHSSQKDTTYTKIFVGGLPYHTTDSSLRKYFEVFGDIDEAVVITDRQTGKSRGYGFVTMADRASADRACKDPNPIIDGRKANVNLAYLGAKPRVMQPGEGMDTLAEGCATRLFHSLDDQGFSFGVPQIHPAFIQRPYG; this is encoded by the exons ATGATGATGCACTCGTCTCAGAAGGACACAACCTACACAAAGATATTTGTAGGAGGTCTTCCATACCACACCACGGACTCCAGTCTCAGGAAATACTTCGAAGTGTTCGGTGATATCGACGAGGCTGTTGTTataacggacagacagacggggaaaTCCAGAGGTTATGGATTC GTGACGATGGCAGACCGGGCGTCTGCGGACCGAGCCTGCAAGGACCCAAACCCCATCATCGACGGCCGGAAAGCCAATGTGAACCTGGCCTACCTGGGGGCCAAGCCCAGGGTCATGCAGCCAGGTGAGGGGATGGACACGCTGGCGGAGGGCTGCGCCACGCGTTTATTTCACAGCTTGGACGACCAAG GTTTCTCATTTGGTGTTCCTCAAATCCATCCAGCGTTCATCCAGAGGCCTTATGG